A section of the Candidatus Saganbacteria bacterium genome encodes:
- a CDS encoding DUF2997 domain-containing protein encodes MREEKIRIIIMPDGSSLVEVLGVKGKRCLKITEELEGELGNVTERKAKADMQEKENTVVTNQQQNLHRR; translated from the coding sequence TTGAGAGAGGAGAAGATACGGATAATTATTATGCCAGATGGCAGCAGCTTAGTGGAAGTGCTGGGCGTCAAAGGCAAACGGTGCCTCAAGATAACTGAGGAGTTGGAAGGGGAGTTGGGCAATGTCACAGAGAGGAAAGCGAAAGCGGATATGCAGGAAAAAGAAAACACTGTCGTTACCAATCAGCAGCAGAATTTACATAGACGATGA
- a CDS encoding reverse transcriptase domain-containing protein encodes MLDIAQKQKNLALKAKERPKERIGGLYSLISQKEWIIQSLWNVLQNSGAKTEGVDGKVKETYYDTARQSPTPQGIKLVEEICRELNENLYKPQPVKRIYIPKANGKMRPIGIPTIKDRVVQEAIRMVLEPIYESDFLGCSYGFRPNRNTMDAISNCYRMMNIRPKYYWVIEGDIKGCFDNIDHKILMKLIKNRIADRKLADTIYKCLKAGYQEDNGQICKPNVGTPQGGIISPLLANIYLYEMDKWWEQNYHLSKNKRTTRRNRGLGNFYLIRYADDFIILSNGKKEEVYRFKEELFNFLKTMKLELSEEKT; translated from the coding sequence ATGTTAGACATAGCCCAAAAACAAAAGAATTTGGCTCTTAAAGCTAAAGAAAGACCAAAAGAAAGAATTGGTGGACTTTATTCCCTTATAAGTCAAAAAGAATGGATAATACAGTCCTTGTGGAATGTGCTACAAAATAGTGGTGCAAAAACAGAGGGTGTTGATGGAAAGGTAAAAGAAACGTATTACGATACAGCAAGACAATCACCAACACCTCAAGGAATAAAATTGGTAGAGGAAATATGTAGAGAATTGAATGAAAATCTATATAAACCCCAACCTGTGAAACGTATATACATTCCAAAAGCTAATGGGAAAATGAGACCTATCGGAATTCCAACCATCAAAGACCGAGTGGTGCAAGAAGCAATCAGAATGGTATTAGAACCAATATATGAGTCTGATTTTCTTGGTTGTTCATACGGATTCAGACCAAACAGAAATACGATGGATGCCATCTCAAACTGTTATAGGATGATGAACATACGACCTAAATACTACTGGGTCATTGAAGGTGATATAAAAGGATGTTTTGATAATATTGATCACAAAATATTAATGAAACTCATCAAAAATCGGATCGCCGATAGAAAATTAGCGGATACAATTTACAAGTGTCTCAAAGCGGGTTACCAAGAGGATAATGGGCAAATATGTAAACCCAATGTGGGAACACCACAAGGTGGAATCATATCGCCATTACTAGCAAACATATACTTGTATGAAATGGATAAATGGTGGGAACAAAACTACCACCTAAGCAAAAACAAAAGGACAACCCGCAGAAATAGAGGGCTAGGGAACTTCTACCTAATCCGCTATGCAGATGATTTCATCATCCTTAGCAACGGAAAGAAAGAGGAAGTTTATAGATTCAAAGAGGAACTATTCAATTTCCTAAAAACAATGAAGCTAGAACTCTCAGAGGAAAAGACCTGA
- the dnaN gene encoding DNA polymerase III subunit beta produces MSTTHDPLAGLLGSNTDGKIYLAATDLEIGIRVSVDGQVTEGGPITIPAKKFAAMVKEMTDSEIHLVTMPEDKISITCGSARFKIAGLPADEFPPLINEKDNDKKLSFVSMDSNVLLTMIQQTSFAASREETRHFLNGVHISLKEILVKMAATDGKRLAVATANLDDATTEEKQGIIPTKAVERLKEMLTYTVIVKICLDNSRIIFDMGDITLVSRLIEGEYPDYEKVIPVENGIRLTMDTQRLLSIIKRIGTMANPKTPGLTMETTGDILKVKASTLEYGEGCEETQIKKEGDDISIGLNAQYLMDILKATDRDEVVFSMSDPLKPILMKPVGNDGYVCVIMPMRL; encoded by the coding sequence ATATCCACAACTCATGACCCGCTTGCAGGTCTGCTTGGCTCAAACACAGATGGGAAGATATACTTGGCAGCGACAGACCTTGAGATCGGTATACGGGTTTCCGTAGATGGTCAGGTGACAGAGGGTGGCCCTATTACAATACCAGCAAAGAAATTCGCTGCGATGGTGAAGGAGATGACGGATTCTGAGATACACCTGGTGACAATGCCGGAAGATAAGATAAGCATTACTTGTGGTTCAGCGAGGTTCAAGATAGCTGGATTACCCGCTGATGAGTTCCCTCCGTTAATAAATGAAAAAGATAATGATAAGAAGCTATCTTTTGTCTCTATGGACTCCAACGTATTGCTGACTATGATCCAGCAAACGTCATTCGCCGCTTCGAGAGAAGAAACGAGGCATTTCCTGAATGGCGTTCACATCAGCCTGAAAGAAATACTGGTAAAGATGGCAGCGACTGATGGCAAGAGATTGGCTGTGGCTACCGCAAACTTGGATGATGCAACTACGGAAGAGAAACAAGGTATAATACCTACCAAGGCAGTGGAGCGTCTCAAGGAGATGCTAACATACACTGTTATTGTGAAGATATGTTTGGACAATAGCCGCATAATCTTTGATATGGGTGATATTACACTTGTTTCAAGGCTTATCGAGGGTGAGTATCCCGATTATGAAAAAGTGATACCAGTAGAGAACGGCATAAGGCTGACTATGGATACACAGCGACTGCTTTCCATAATTAAACGAATTGGGACGATGGCTAACCCAAAGACACCGGGTTTGACGATGGAGACTACAGGCGACATCCTAAAGGTGAAAGCATCAACACTGGAATATGGCGAGGGCTGTGAGGAAACGCAAATAAAGAAGGAAGGCGACGACATAAGCATTGGACTCAATGCTCAGTATCTAATGGACATCCTGAAAGCCACTGACAGAGATGAAGTGGTGTTTAGCATGAGTGATCCACTCAAGCCTATCCTGATGAAACCAGTCGGCAACGATGGCTATGTCTGTGTGATCATGCCGATGAGGTTATAG